One stretch of Nitrosococcus watsonii C-113 DNA includes these proteins:
- the thpD gene encoding ectoine hydroxylase, translated as MAYNQNLLDYHEDLYPSRIGNTPHLFERRDPVFYGQSSDPGPLNQEQIEFYKKKGYLFFQDLFSQEEIQRYRDELKILSDTASVKKAPQTILEPERQEVRSIFDIHRTNELFNQLSRDKRVTNIITQLLNSRVYIHQSRINYKPGFQGKEFYWHSDFETWHQEDGMPRMRALSCSITLTENNFYNGPLMLIPQSHWYFLCCIGKTPKDHYKSSLRKQEYGVPDNESLRKLVDTGGIVAPHGPAGSVIFFECNLMHGSNSNISPWPRSNIFFVYNSIENTLVQPYCGLEPRPEYIASRDFTPL; from the coding sequence ATGGCCTACAATCAAAATTTGCTTGATTACCATGAGGATTTGTACCCATCCCGCATTGGTAATACGCCGCATCTCTTTGAGCGTCGCGATCCCGTTTTTTACGGACAATCGTCAGACCCAGGCCCGCTAAACCAAGAGCAGATAGAGTTTTATAAAAAAAAGGGATATCTTTTTTTTCAGGATCTGTTCTCCCAAGAAGAAATACAACGCTATCGTGATGAGTTAAAGATACTTTCCGATACAGCAAGCGTCAAAAAGGCGCCACAAACTATCCTGGAACCTGAACGCCAAGAGGTGCGATCCATTTTTGATATCCATCGCACCAATGAACTGTTCAACCAGCTCTCCCGAGATAAACGCGTTACCAACATTATCACTCAGTTGCTTAATAGCCGGGTCTATATTCATCAATCCCGAATTAATTACAAACCCGGCTTTCAGGGAAAGGAATTTTATTGGCATTCTGATTTTGAAACTTGGCACCAGGAAGATGGCATGCCCCGTATGCGGGCACTTAGTTGCTCTATTACCCTGACCGAAAATAATTTCTATAATGGCCCCTTGATGCTCATTCCCCAATCTCATTGGTATTTCCTTTGCTGTATTGGAAAAACGCCCAAGGATCACTATAAATCTTCCCTAAGAAAGCAAGAATACGGGGTGCCCGATAATGAAAGTCTCCGCAAGCTCGTCGATACCGGCGGAATAGTGGCCCCCCATGGCCCCGCAGGCTCAGTCATATTTTTCGAATGTAACCTTATGCACGGTTCTAATTCAAACATTTCTCCCTGGCCACGGAGCAACATATTTTTTGTCTATAACAGTATCGAAAACACCTTGGTGCAGCCCTATTGTGGACTAGAACCGCGTCCGGAATATATTGCCAGCCGCGACTTCACTCCTCTTTAA
- a CDS encoding M48 family metalloprotease, producing the protein MQTSFLLKHKIANWLQSALLLLGMILLLAILRWFLGGAVFIMLGTVAGSIFLLTVGPRIPPHLLLGMYGAHRLAPYDAPQLYTLTRELAKRAGLLQVPILYYVPSQMINAFTVGKRTDAVIAITDDLRYGNWRGYWPMKSAIFATMIYGS; encoded by the coding sequence ATGCAGACAAGCTTCCTGCTGAAGCATAAAATAGCGAATTGGCTCCAGTCCGCGTTGTTGTTGCTAGGCATGATTCTATTGCTTGCCATACTCAGATGGTTTTTAGGAGGGGCCGTGTTTATTATGTTAGGGACTGTGGCGGGCAGTATATTTCTGCTAACGGTTGGACCCAGAATTCCACCCCACTTGCTCCTTGGCATGTACGGGGCCCACCGTCTGGCGCCCTACGATGCCCCTCAGCTTTATACACTCACGCGGGAATTGGCAAAGCGGGCTGGCCTATTACAGGTGCCCATTCTCTATTATGTGCCTAGCCAAATGATAAACGCATTTACAGTGGGGAAGCGCACCGACGCCGTCATTGCCATTACCGACGACCTACGTTACGGGAATTGGCGGGGGTACTGGCCCATGAAATCAGCCATATTCGCAACAATGATATATGGGTCATGA
- the ectB gene encoding diaminobutyrate--2-oxoglutarate transaminase — translation MRIIEQLESEVRGYVRSFPVVFDTAKGSYLYDEQGNEYIDFFSGAGTLNYGHNNPIISKALLKYIERDGIIHGLDKATVAKVAFLQKFYDTILSPRNLEYKVQFTGPTGTNATETALKLARMIKRRSNVIAFTNGYHGLTMGSLAVTGNTFYRDESYGVRNNSAFMPYDGYFGPDVDTIEYFRRFLEDSSSGVDLPAAVILETVQAEGGINVASDEWLRRLERLCREFDILLIVDDIQVGNGRTGTFFSFERAGITPDMVTLSKSIGGGLPLSLLLMRPELDQWKPGEHTGTFRGNNLAFVAAVESLSAYWENDDLTEAVKYKGEIIETELKAIAEKYPELNGKVRGVGMVWGLEMPRNGFTSQVSKEAFENGVIIEIAGADDQVLKFLPSLTIEETILREGLGIIDKAIGNLLARKREMRSGNTQPLAAEAV, via the coding sequence ATGAGAATTATTGAGCAACTAGAATCAGAGGTGCGCGGCTATGTGCGCTCTTTTCCGGTCGTCTTTGACACGGCGAAAGGCTCTTATCTCTATGATGAGCAAGGAAATGAATATATTGATTTCTTTTCTGGCGCGGGCACCCTGAATTATGGCCATAACAACCCTATTATTTCCAAAGCCCTATTAAAATATATAGAACGGGACGGAATTATTCACGGACTAGACAAAGCTACCGTGGCCAAGGTGGCGTTTTTACAAAAATTCTATGACACAATTTTATCCCCGCGTAATCTGGAATATAAAGTACAGTTTACCGGGCCCACTGGAACCAATGCGACAGAAACGGCGTTAAAACTAGCCCGCATGATCAAACGGCGCTCTAATGTTATCGCCTTCACCAATGGCTACCACGGCCTGACCATGGGTTCTCTGGCCGTTACTGGAAATACCTTTTATCGGGATGAATCCTACGGTGTCCGGAACAATTCAGCCTTCATGCCTTACGATGGTTATTTTGGGCCAGACGTGGATACCATTGAGTATTTTCGCCGTTTTCTGGAAGATTCCAGCAGCGGGGTGGATCTCCCCGCTGCGGTTATCCTGGAAACCGTTCAGGCCGAAGGTGGAATAAATGTAGCTAGCGATGAGTGGCTGCGTCGATTGGAACGGCTTTGCCGTGAGTTCGATATTCTCCTTATTGTGGATGATATCCAAGTGGGCAATGGCCGCACGGGCACTTTTTTCAGTTTTGAACGGGCTGGTATTACCCCTGATATGGTCACCCTGTCAAAATCCATCGGTGGCGGGCTCCCCTTATCGTTGTTATTAATGCGTCCAGAACTAGACCAATGGAAACCAGGGGAACACACAGGAACCTTCCGTGGTAATAACCTGGCTTTTGTAGCCGCAGTCGAATCCCTTTCCGCTTACTGGGAAAATGACGATTTAACGGAAGCAGTAAAATATAAAGGCGAGATTATAGAAACTGAGTTAAAAGCAATTGCCGAAAAATACCCCGAATTGAATGGAAAAGTCCGGGGTGTGGGGATGGTTTGGGGGTTAGAAATGCCCCGCAACGGATTTACCAGCCAAGTCTCTAAAGAAGCCTTTGAAAATGGAGTCATCATCGAAATTGCGGGAGCCGATGATCAGGTACTGAAATTTTTACCTTCCCTGACAATTGAAGAAACGATTTTACGAGAAGGACTGGGTATTATTGATAAGGCGATAGGCAATCTACTTGCCCGTAAACGGGAGATGCGCAGTGGTAATACCCAACCATTAGCTGCTGAGGCGGTTTAA
- the ectA gene encoding diaminobutyrate acetyltransferase produces the protein MFRHPTIQDAPKIWQLVKDSGTLDLNSTYCYLILCKHFMDTCLVAGNNDEILAFVTGYRLPAAPHSLFIWQIAVSPQARGQGLALSMLKELLRRNADYNKITSLETTVSPSNTASRALFAALARELNTELIETPGFEEPLFPAGNHEAEPFLRLGPFEVEKLL, from the coding sequence TTGTTTCGCCATCCAACCATTCAAGATGCACCCAAAATTTGGCAGTTAGTCAAAGATTCCGGCACGCTCGACTTAAATTCAACTTACTGCTACCTCATTTTATGTAAGCATTTTATGGATACCTGTTTAGTTGCCGGTAATAATGACGAAATACTTGCCTTCGTCACCGGTTACCGCCTGCCAGCAGCCCCGCATTCACTTTTTATATGGCAGATAGCGGTCTCTCCGCAGGCGCGCGGTCAAGGGCTTGCCTTATCCATGCTTAAGGAACTTTTGCGGCGCAATGCGGACTACAACAAGATAACATCTTTAGAAACCACGGTTAGCCCCTCCAACACTGCTTCGCGCGCCTTATTCGCCGCCTTGGCGCGGGAGCTAAACACGGAGTTGATTGAAACGCCAGGATTTGAGGAGCCATTATTTCCAGCGGGAAATCATGAAGCAGAACCCTTTCTCCGTCTTGGTCCCTTTGAAGTAGAAAAACTTCTCTAA
- a CDS encoding MFS transporter: MDIEAAADETEAHIVDESEVKRAVTAAAMGNALEWFDFSIYSYTAATIGHVFFPSHSNTASLLASFGVFALAFVVRPLGGFFFGPLGDKVGRNKVLALTIILMSVATFCIGIIPSYASIGIWAPIGLILARLVQGFSTGGEYGGAATFICEFSPDNRRGFLGSWLEFGTLGGYILGAVLVTGISVVLTSEQFLTWGWRIPFLIAGPLGLFGLYLRLKLKESPAFEQMKEDVEQKDSSFREILIVNLRLQALCIGLVLILNIAYYTVLSYLPSYLTEVLHIDASRSLVFLVLTMLAMMCVINMVGKLSDHVGRKRVLVGTCIGFIILSYPAFWLLSQHSIATTVIGLAILGMLVVALAGVMPATLPAIFPTHIRYGGFAISYNISTALFGGTAPLVITWLIALTGDNFVPAYYLMLAAAIAIVPILIIPETAGKPMPGSMVVRSKSQMNSSDSKARD; encoded by the coding sequence ATGGATATTGAGGCTGCCGCAGACGAGACAGAAGCTCATATTGTTGACGAATCAGAGGTCAAACGCGCCGTCACCGCAGCCGCTATGGGTAATGCGTTGGAATGGTTTGATTTTAGCATCTACAGCTACACAGCGGCCACAATAGGGCATGTGTTTTTTCCCTCTCACAGCAATACCGCCTCTCTGTTGGCATCCTTCGGCGTGTTCGCCCTTGCCTTCGTGGTAAGACCCTTAGGGGGCTTTTTCTTCGGCCCTTTGGGAGACAAGGTAGGCCGCAACAAAGTGCTGGCGCTAACTATCATCTTGATGTCGGTTGCCACCTTCTGTATTGGGATCATTCCGAGTTACGCGTCGATCGGCATTTGGGCGCCCATTGGCCTAATCCTGGCAAGATTGGTACAGGGCTTCTCTACCGGCGGTGAATACGGCGGCGCCGCCACCTTTATTTGTGAATTCTCGCCTGATAACCGGCGTGGCTTTTTGGGAAGTTGGTTGGAGTTCGGTACGCTAGGCGGCTACATACTAGGCGCCGTTCTGGTCACTGGCATCTCGGTAGTGCTTACCAGTGAGCAATTTCTCACCTGGGGCTGGCGTATTCCCTTTTTGATAGCGGGTCCCTTGGGGCTGTTTGGGCTCTACCTACGCCTGAAGCTCAAGGAAAGCCCGGCATTTGAACAGATGAAGGAAGATGTGGAGCAAAAGGATTCCTCCTTTCGGGAAATTCTTATCGTCAATCTACGTCTACAGGCACTCTGCATTGGCTTGGTATTGATACTCAACATTGCCTACTATACGGTGCTCAGTTACCTGCCAAGCTACCTCACCGAGGTGCTACATATAGATGCCTCCCGCTCACTGGTATTTCTCGTGTTGACGATGCTAGCCATGATGTGCGTCATCAATATGGTGGGCAAACTATCAGACCATGTAGGGCGTAAACGCGTGCTGGTAGGCACCTGTATCGGCTTTATCATTTTGTCATACCCAGCATTTTGGTTACTATCGCAACACAGTATCGCCACCACCGTCATCGGCTTAGCCATTTTAGGCATGCTTGTAGTAGCACTTGCGGGTGTCATGCCCGCCACTTTACCCGCTATTTTCCCAACACACATCCGGTACGGCGGCTTTGCCATTTCCTATAACATTTCCACCGCTCTGTTTGGCGGCACTGCCCCCTTGGTTATTACCTGGTTGATCGCACTCACCGGTGATAACTTTGTGCCTGCCTACTATCTGATGCTGGCAGCAGCTATTGCCATAGTACCCATTCTTATTATTCCCGAAACCGCTGGTAAGCCGATGCCGGGATCGATGGTAGTACGCAGCAAGAGCCA
- the putP gene encoding sodium/proline symporter PutP, whose amino-acid sequence MIATFIIYLAAMLLLGLLAYVRTRDLSDYILGGRKLGSWTTALSAGASDMSGWLLLGLPGYAYLHGLEAGWIALGLWLGTYGNWRLVAARLRAYSTAAGDSLTLPEFLAQRFDDHRHLLRCVAAAFILIFFLFYTSAGLVAGGKLFNAVFGLPYTWAVATGTLAIMSYTFIGGFLAVSWTDVVQGLLMLLALLAVPMVAIHHGGGWQATLAGIDAERLHLFVTTTGEPLGTIAILSLLGWGLGYFGQPHIQARFMAIHSLKAVPQARRIAMGWVTLTLSGALLVGITGASFLSPPLSVADSEKVFIEMVGVLFHPLPAGILLAAILAAIMSTTDSQLLVCSAVFTDDFYKALLRPQASARELVYVGRATVVVIAFLALWLAFDPDSHVLELVAYAWAGFGAAFGPTLLIALYWKRMTRQGALAGIIVGGITIIVWKQLEGGIFDLYELVPGFIFSAIAIVGVSWLTTAPGIKIERQFNAIANNTTPFNTNKDRPI is encoded by the coding sequence ATGATAGCCACTTTTATCATTTATCTCGCCGCCATGTTGCTCCTTGGTCTGCTGGCCTATGTCCGGACCCGGGACTTGTCTGACTATATCCTTGGGGGCCGCAAGCTCGGAAGCTGGACCACTGCCTTGAGCGCAGGAGCTTCTGACATGAGTGGCTGGCTCCTTTTGGGATTGCCTGGTTACGCTTATCTTCATGGCTTGGAAGCCGGCTGGATTGCCCTCGGTTTATGGTTGGGCACCTATGGTAACTGGCGCCTAGTGGCCGCCCGATTGCGGGCCTATTCCACAGCTGCAGGGGATTCACTCACCTTGCCGGAATTTTTGGCTCAGCGCTTTGATGACCATCGTCATCTGCTACGCTGCGTTGCGGCAGCTTTTATCCTGATTTTTTTCTTGTTTTATACCAGCGCGGGCTTGGTAGCAGGAGGGAAACTGTTCAATGCCGTCTTCGGCCTACCTTACACATGGGCCGTGGCCACCGGTACCCTAGCCATCATGAGCTATACTTTCATTGGGGGATTTCTCGCCGTCTCCTGGACTGATGTGGTACAGGGCCTGTTGATGCTGCTCGCCCTGCTCGCTGTTCCCATGGTTGCCATTCACCATGGGGGGGGCTGGCAGGCCACCTTGGCCGGCATCGATGCTGAACGGCTCCACCTGTTCGTAACGACGACCGGTGAACCCCTGGGGACTATCGCTATTCTCTCCCTACTGGGATGGGGGTTAGGGTATTTCGGCCAACCTCATATTCAGGCTCGTTTCATGGCCATTCATTCCCTTAAAGCCGTGCCCCAGGCGCGGCGAATCGCCATGGGTTGGGTGACCCTAACCTTAAGCGGCGCTCTGCTGGTAGGAATCACGGGAGCCTCCTTTCTAAGCCCACCCCTTTCCGTGGCTGACAGCGAAAAAGTATTCATTGAAATGGTCGGTGTCCTCTTTCATCCTTTGCCTGCCGGAATTTTATTAGCCGCTATCCTGGCGGCTATCATGAGTACCACCGATTCCCAGCTACTGGTTTGCTCGGCAGTCTTTACCGATGACTTTTACAAAGCCCTCCTGCGCCCTCAGGCAAGCGCTCGGGAACTAGTTTATGTGGGCCGAGCTACCGTCGTCGTCATTGCCTTCCTGGCATTATGGTTAGCCTTCGATCCGGACAGTCACGTTTTGGAGTTAGTAGCCTATGCCTGGGCCGGATTTGGCGCTGCCTTTGGACCTACCCTCCTGATAGCCCTTTACTGGAAACGAATGACGCGACAGGGCGCACTGGCCGGAATTATCGTAGGAGGCATAACGATTATAGTGTGGAAGCAACTGGAAGGGGGAATTTTTGACCTTTACGAACTGGTGCCCGGCTTTATTTTCTCAGCTATCGCCATTGTCGGCGTTAGTTGGCTAACTACCGCTCCTGGAATCAAGATCGAGCGGCAATTTAACGCGATTGCTAACAATACCACGCCTTTTAATACAAACAAAGATCGCCCAATCTAA
- a CDS encoding Hsp20/alpha crystallin family protein, translating into MTKDKSSKEVAHSEPRQEVRPGNVTHGLSPFEEMDQLFERFFPRGWLQPFRREWPMRNDLITPFEVQMPRVDVIDRDEEVVVRAEIPGVDKKDLDVSVTENTVTINGHRSAEKEEDAGDYYRREISRGAFSRTVMLPREVDGEKAKVSFKEGTLELILPKVERSKRHKIKVE; encoded by the coding sequence ATGACTAAAGACAAAAGCAGTAAGGAAGTGGCCCATTCGGAACCACGGCAGGAAGTGCGGCCTGGGAACGTCACTCATGGGCTGAGTCCCTTTGAGGAAATGGATCAGCTCTTTGAGCGCTTTTTCCCGCGAGGATGGCTGCAACCCTTTCGCCGTGAATGGCCCATGAGAAATGATTTGATAACGCCCTTTGAAGTGCAGATGCCCCGTGTGGACGTCATTGATCGAGATGAGGAAGTAGTGGTGCGCGCCGAGATACCCGGCGTGGATAAAAAGGATCTGGATGTCTCGGTGACCGAGAATACGGTGACCATCAACGGCCATAGATCTGCCGAGAAAGAGGAAGATGCGGGCGATTACTATCGCCGGGAAATTTCCCGAGGTGCTTTTTCGCGCACGGTGATGCTGCCGAGAGAAGTAGATGGCGAAAAGGCGAAAGTCTCCTTCAAGGAAGGCACCCTAGAGCTCATTCTTCCTAAGGTAGAAAGATCAAAGCGGCATAAAATCAAGGTTGAATAA
- a CDS encoding zinc metalloprotease HtpX, protein MAGVLAHEISHIRNNDIWVMTLADLTSRMTPTLSLIGQLLVVINLPLFLLAETSLSWLAILLLILAPAISALLQLALSRTREFDADLSAINLTGEPQGLASALVKLEQQHRGLLERLLTPDRRSPEPSLLRTHPRTEERIQRLLSLRPKPSPSASAIPSPEAILQPPPILLG, encoded by the coding sequence TTGGCGGGGGTACTGGCCCATGAAATCAGCCATATTCGCAACAATGATATATGGGTCATGACACTCGCCGATCTAACCAGCCGCATGACCCCTACCCTCTCCCTCATTGGACAGCTGTTAGTCGTGATTAATCTACCTTTATTTCTGTTAGCCGAAACGAGTCTTTCGTGGTTGGCGATCCTGCTGCTCATTCTTGCCCCCGCTATCAGCGCATTGCTCCAACTCGCCCTCTCCAGAACTCGCGAATTCGACGCCGATTTAAGCGCCATTAACCTCACGGGAGAACCCCAAGGGCTTGCCTCGGCGCTAGTTAAATTAGAGCAGCAGCACAGGGGATTACTGGAACGCCTTCTGACACCAGATCGCCGCAGCCCGGAGCCTTCATTACTCCGCACCCACCCTCGAACTGAAGAGCGCATACAGCGGCTTTTATCATTAAGACCAAAACCTTCACCGAGTGCTTCCGCCATTCCTAGCCCAGAGGCTATCCTCCAACCCCCCCCCATTTTACTCGGGTAA